A section of the Branchiostoma lanceolatum isolate klBraLanc5 chromosome 19, klBraLanc5.hap2, whole genome shotgun sequence genome encodes:
- the LOC136425095 gene encoding organic cation transporter protein-like, with the protein MAETERGEEALVFGNAPHGGDKDDVQFKVNYDLALKYLGGFGPWQKRIFFLLCLPIGINYLPLFAIVFIAYEPDFHCRVPEASFSGLNATPAELLNVTIPWELRDGEWKRSQCKRFSYNLPNGALYATYRDFVEAHPVANRTQIKCDQGYEYDTSEYKSTIVADWDLVCDNSWKVSMANSVWFAGFMVGAVFGGHAADRWGRRPVLLSSLVGCYVFGMACAFSPNYITFVAFRFFIAASGMLTSLVAFVMTQELVSADKRSFVGMFIWTFFALAYMLLAGIAYFIRTWMWLQVAITMPNLFFISFWWLIPESPRWLISRNRYKEAAAILRKAAEVAKVTMPEEVFYDTIPLTQIEERNPKEKKLYTFVDLFRTPNLRKWTINIFFNWIVNTLVYYGISLNTSALSGNMYLNFALSGLVEIPAHLISILLLNKFGRRWPLCLLLLFGGVACIVAFFIPKHLGWMTTTLAMTGKFCITATFGIIYIFSAEIFPTVVRQIGIGMSSMSARVGGIAAPFVNLLGHYWAPMPYVIFGGASIAAGLLVLLLPETAGRKLPGTIDEGENFAKEEGIVDED; encoded by the exons ATGGCGGAAACAGAGCGTGGCGAGGAAGCTTTGGTGTTCGGTAATGCGCCACATGGCGGAGACAAGGATGATGTGCAG TTCAAAGTCAACTACGATCTAGCTTTAAAGTACCTAGGCGGATTTGGACCGTGGCAGAAGAGGATTTTCTTTCTCCTCTGCCTGCCTATTGGTATCAATTACCTCCCGTTATTTGCCATCGTCTTCATTGCCTACGAGCCCGACTTCCACTGCCGGGTCCCCGAGGCCAGCTTCTCGGGCCTGAACGCGACCCCAGCCGAGCTGCTGAACGTCACCATCCCCTGGGAGCTGAGGGACGGGGAGTGGAAACGGAGTCAGTGCAAACG TTTCAGCTACAATCTTCCCAACGGTGCACTCTACGCCACCTATCGAGACTTTGTCGAAGCGCACCCAGTGGCCAACCGGACCCAAATCAAATGTGACCAGGGATACGAGTATGATACTTCCGAGTACAAGAGCACTATCGTTGCGGAC TGGGATCTTGTGTGTGACAACAGCTGGAAGGTGAGCATGGCGAACTCCGTGTGGTTCGCGGGTTTCATGGTTGGAGCGGTGTTTGGCGGGCATGCGGCAGACAG ATGGGGCCGTAGACCGGTGCTGCTGTCTTCCCTCGTCGGTTGCTATGTGTTCGGGATGGCATGTGCTTTTTCGCCTAACTACATCACCTTCGTGGCCTTCCGGTTCTTCATAGCTGCAAGTGGCATGCTTACCTCTCTCGTCGCTTTTGTGATGA CCCAAGAACTAGTGTCCGCCGACAAACGCAGCTTTGTGGGGATGTTCATTTGGACCTTCTTTGCGCTTGCGTACATGCTTCTTGCTGGGATCGCCTACTTCATACGAACTTGGATGTGGCTTCAAGTCGCCATCACCATGCCGAACTTATTCTTTATCTCCTTCTGGTG GCTTATCCCTGAGTCCCCACGCTGGCTAATCTCTAGAAATCGTTACAAGGAGGCGGCGGCCATTTTGCGGAAAGCGGCGGAGGTTGCCAAGGTCACCATGCCCGAGGAAGTCTTCTATGATACAATTCCTCTGACCCAG ATAGAGGAAAGAAACCCGAAGGAGAAGAAGCTCTACACATTTGTCGACCTGTTCAGGACCCCGAATCTTCGGAAGTGGACCATCAACATATTCTTCAACTG GATCGTCAACACCCTGGTGTATTATGGGATATCCCTGAACACATCAGCCCTGAGCGGGAACATGTACCTGAACTTCGCCTTGTCCGGATTAGTCGAGATCCCGGCCCACCTCATCTCCATCTTACTCCTGAATAA GTTCGGACGACGTTGGCCGCTGTGTTTGCTGCTTCTGTTTGGTGGCGTCGCCTGTATTGTGGCCTTCTTCATTCCAAAGC ACCTTGGCTGGATGACCACCACCCTGGCCATGACCGGCAAGTTCTGCATCACTGCTACCTTCGGCATTATCTACATCTTCTCGGCCGAGATCTTTCCCACCGTTGTCAG GCAAATCGGCAtcgggatgtcatccatgagtGCTCGTGTCGGAGGCATAGCCGCCCCCTTCGTGAATCTACTCGGCCACTATTGGGCCCCGATGCCTTACGTCATCTTCGGAGGAGCGTCAATCGCCGCCGGACTGTTGGTGCTGCTGCTACCGGAAACAGCCGGGAGGAAACTTCCGGGTACCATCGATGAAGGCGAGAACTTCGCGAAAGAAGAAGGCATTGTGGACGAGGATTGA